A region of Plutella xylostella chromosome 29, ilPluXylo3.1, whole genome shotgun sequence DNA encodes the following proteins:
- the LOC105392082 gene encoding splicing factor 3B subunit 3 isoform X1, protein MYLYNLTLQGSTAITHAVHGNFSGTKQQEIVISRGKTLEMLRPDPNTGKVHTLMKVEIFGIIRSMMAFRLTGGTKDYIVIGSDSGRIVILEYIPAKNILEKVHQETFGKSGCRRIVPGQYLSIDPKGRAVMIGAIEKQKLVYILNRDAEARLTISSPLEAHKSNTLVYHMVGVDVGFENPMFACLEIDYEEADSDPTGEAAQKTQQTLTFYELDLGLNHVVRKYSEPLEEHANFLITVPGGNDGPSGVLICSENYLTYKNLGDQHDIRCPIPRRRNDLDDPERGMIFVCSATHKTKSMFFFLAQTEQGDIFKITIETDEDMVTEIKLKYFDTVPVATSMCVLKTGFLFVACEFGNHYLYQIAHLGDDDDEPEFSSAMPLEEGDTFFFAPRPLRNLVLVDELDSLSPILSCHVADLTGEDTPQVYLACGRGPRSSLRALRHGLEVAEMAVSELPGSPNAVWTVRRHKDEEFDSYIIVSFVNATLVLSIGETVEEVTDSGFLGTTPTLSCHALGNDALVQVYPDGIRHIRADKRVNEWKAPGKKTIVKCAVNQRQVVIALTGGELVYFEMDPTGQLNEYTERKKLSSDVSCMALGSVAAGAQRAWFLAVGLNDNTVRIISLDPADCLAPRSMQALPAAAESLCIVEQPFESGAKAALHLNIGLSNGVLLRTTLDSVTGDLADTRTRYLGSRPVKLFKVRVQAAEAVLAVSSRTWLGYHYQNRFHLTPLSYECLEYAAGFSSEQCAEGIVAISSNTLRILALEKLGAVFNQTCIPLEYTPRKFVINPDTNHIIILETDHNAYTEEMKKQRRVQMAQEMREAAAGGGPDEQQLANEMADAFVSDVLPENIFCSPKAGAGMWASQIRVVELSAGGAGTLCKLPLEQNEAAVSLCVLRWAAHGDAAAPHLVVGVAKDMILSPRCCTEGSLHVYKITPGGKLELVHKTPVDEYPGALAAFHGKLLVGVGRMLRLYDIGRRKLLRKCENRHVPNLIADIKTIGQRIYACDVQESVFCVKYKKRENQLIIFADDTNPRWITNSCILDYDTVAMSDKFGNIAIIRLPHSISDDVDEDPTGNKALWDRGLLNGASQKGEIIVNFHIGETVTSLQRATLIPGGSEALLYATASGSLGVLLPFTSREDHDFFQHLEMHMRSENSPLCGRDHLSFRSYYYPVKNVIDGDLCEQFNSLEPAKQKSIAGDLERTPAEVSKKLEDIRTRYAF, encoded by the exons ATGTATTTGTATAACTTGACCCTTCAAGGCTCTACAGCCATTACCCATGCTGTCCATGGTAATTTTTCTGGGACCAAACAGCAAGAGATAGTGATATCACGTGGTAAAACTCTGGAGATGCTTCGGCCAGACCCTAACACCGGAAAAGTACACACGCTCATGAAAGTGGAGAtcttcggcatcataaggtcCATGATGGCATTTCGACTTACCGGCGGAACTAAAG ATTACATCGTGATTGGATCAGACTCTGGACGGATAGTGATCTTGGAATACATTCCTGCTAAGAACATTCTAGAAAAGGTTCACCAAGAAACATTTGGGAAGTCTGGTTGCCGTAGAATTGTACCTGGACAGTATTTGTCCATTGATCCAAAAGGCCGGGCTGTAATGAttg gtgcAATTGAAAAGCAGAAGCTTGTTTACATTTTGAACAGAGATGCAGAGGCTCGCTTGACAATATCATCACCACTGGAGGCACATAAGTCCAACACACTGGTCTACCACATGGTCGGAGTAGATGTTGGCTTTGAGAACCCCATGTTTGCTTGTCTGGAAATAGACTATGAAGAGGCTGACTCCGATCCTActg GTGAAGCTGCTCAAAAAACACAACAAACCCTCACATTTTATGAATTGGACTTGGGATTAAATCATGTTGTCCGAAAATATTCAGAACCTTTGGAAGAGCATGCCAATTTCCTTATCACAGTTCCAGGTGGCAATGACGGCCCATCTGGTGTACTTATTTGCTCAGAAAACTATTTAACTTACAAGAATCTTGGAGACCAGCATGACATCAGATGCCCCATACCTCGACGAAGAAATGACTTGGATGACCCTGAGAGAGGAATGATCTTTGTCTGCTCCGCTACTCACAAAACAAAATCCATGTTCTTCTTCCTAGCACAGACTGAACAGGgagatattttcaaaataaccATTGAAACTGATGAAGACATGGTGACAGAGATCAAACTGAAATACTTTGACACAGTACCTGTAGCTACATCTATGTGTGTTTTGAAGACTGGATTTTTGTTCGTAGCTTGTGAATTTGGAAACCA TTACTTGTATCAGATAGCTCACTTgggagatgatgatgatgaaccagAATTCAGCTCTGCTATGCCCTTAGAAGAAGGAGACACATTCTTTTTCGCACCCAGACCATTGAGGAACTTAGTGCTGGTGGATGAATTGGACTCTCTTTCTccaatattat CTTGCCATGTTGCCGATCTGACTGGCGAAGACACCCCTCAAGTGTACTTGGCTTGCGGCCGAGGACCCAGGTCCTCCCTGAGGGCCTTGAGGCATGGTCTGGAAGTGGCTGAAATGGCTGTTTCTGAACTACCTGGCTCCCCTAATGCTGTGTGGACCGTTCGAAGACACAAAGATG AGGAATTTGATTCTTACATCATAGTGTCATTCGTAAACGCCACCCTTGTACTGTCTATCGGTGAGACGGTGGAGGAGGTGACTGACTCGGGGTTCCTGGGCACGACGCCGACGCTCAGCTGCCACGCGCTCGGCAACGACGCGCTCGTGCAGGTGTACCCCGACGGCATCCGACACATCCGCGCTGACAAGAGGGTCAACGAGTGGAAGGCGCCCGGCAAGAAAACTATCGTCAAGTGCGCCGTCAACCAGAGACAAGTCGTCATCGCCTTGACGGGCGGCGAACTCGTCTATTTCGAAATGGACCCT ACTGGTCAACTAAATGAGTATACAGAAAGGAAGAAGTTGTCATCAGATGTATCCTGCATGGCATTGGGATCTGTAGCAGCAGGAGCTCAAAGGGCATGGTTTCTGGCTGTTGGCTTAAATGACAACACAGTCCGAATTATATCTTTGGATCCAGCG GACTGTCTGGCTCCGCGCTCCATGCAAGCTTTGCCGGCGGCTGCCGAGTCCCTATGCATTGTGGAACAACCATTTGAATCGGGAGCAAAGGCTGCCCTTCACCTCAACATTGGGCTGAGCAATGGAGTACTACTTAGAACCACACTAGACTCCGTCACCGGCGACTTGGCAGACACGAGGACAAG ATACCTGGGATCGAGACCGGTCAAGCTGTTCAAAGTGCGCGTCCAGGCAGCCGAGGCTGTGCTGGCAGTGTCGTCGAGGACCTGGCTCGGATATCACTATCAAAATCGATTCCATTTAACTCCACTATCCTATGAATGCTTGGAATATGCTGCCGGTTTCAGTTcag AACAATGTGCGGAAGGTATCGTCGCCATCTCTTCAAACACGCTTCGGATTCTCGCACTAGAAAAGCTCGGCGCAGTTTTCAATCAGACCTGCATACCATTAGAATACACTCCCAGGAAGTTCGTTATCAACCCAGACACCAACCATATCATAATATTGGAAACTGACCATAACGCGTACACTGAGGAGATGAAGAAGCAGCGGCGCGTGCAGATGGCGCAGGAGATgcgcgaggcggcggcgggcggcgggcccGACGAGCAGCAGCTAGCCAACGAAATGGCCGACGCCTTTGTATCTGACGTTCTCCCAGAAAACATATTCTGTTCACCTAAAGCTGGTGCAG GCATGTGGGCGTCGCAGATCCGCGTGGTGGAGCtgagcgcgggcggcgcgggcacGCTGTGCAAGCTGCCGCTGGAGCAGAACGAGGCGGCCGTGTCGCTGTGCGTGCTGCGCTGGGCCGCGCACGGggacgccgccgcgccgcaccTCGTCGTCGGCGTCGCCAAGGACATGATCCTGTCGCCGCGCTGCTGCACCGAGGGCAGCCTACACGTCTATAAG ATCACACCTGGTGGTAAACTAGAGCTGGTGCACAAGACGCCGGTGGACGAGTACCCGGGCGCGCTGGCGGCCTTCCACGGCAAGCTGCTGGTGGGCGTGGGGCGCATGCTGCGGCTCTACGACATCGGCCGCCGCAAGCTGCTGCGCAAGTGCGAGAACCGACACGTGCCCAACCTCATCGCGGACATCAAGACCATCGGACAGAGAATATACGCATGCGATGTTCAAGAATCAGTATTTTGCGTCAAATATAAGAAGCGGGAAAACCAGCTGATTATATTTGCTGACGACACCAATCCCAGATGGATCACAAACAGTTGTATTCTGGACTATGATACAGTAGCCATGTCTGACAAATTTGGGAACATTGCTATTATAAGACTGCCGCACTCCATCAGCGATGACGTAGATGAAGACCCTACTGGAAACAAGGCTTTGTGGGATAGAG GATTACTGAATGGAGCGTCACAAAAGGGTGAAATAATCGTAAACTTCCACATCGGGGAGACGGTGACCTCCCTGCAGCGGGCCACGCTGATCCCGGGCGGGTCGGAGGCGCTGCTGTACGCCACCGCCAGCGGCTCGCTCGGCGTGCTGCTGCCCTTCACCTCCAGGGAGGACCACGATTTCTTCCAGCACCTGGAGATGCACATGAGAAGTGAAAACTCGCCACTATGTGGTCGGGATCACTTGTCGTTTAGGAGCTACTATTATCCAGTCAAG AATGTGATAGACGGCGATCTCTGCGAGCAGTTCAACTCGCTCGAGCCGGCGAAGCAGAAGTCGATAGCGGGCGACCTCGAGAGGACTCCCGCCGAAGTGTCGAAAAAGCTAGAAGACATAAGAACACGATATGCGTTCTAG
- the LOC105392082 gene encoding splicing factor 3B subunit 3 isoform X2 translates to MYLYNLTLQGSTAITHAVHGNFSGTKQQEIVISRGKTLEMLRPDPNTGKVHTLMKVEIFGIIRSMMAFRLTGGTKDYIVIGSDSGRIVILEYIPAKNILEKVHQETFGKSGCRRIVPGQYLSIDPKGRAVMIGAIEKQKLVYILNRDAEARLTISSPLEAHKSNTLVYHMVGVDVGFENPMFACLEIDYEEADSDPTGEAAQKTQQTLTFYELDLGLNHVVRKYSEPLEEHANFLITVPGGNDGPSGVLICSENYLTYKNLGDQHDIRCPIPRRRNDLDDPERGMIFVCSATHKTKSMFFFLAQTEQGDIFKITIETDEDMVTEIKLKYFDTVPVATSMCVLKTGFLFVACEFGNHYLYQIAHLGDDDDEPEFSSAMPLEEGDTFFFAPRPLRNLVLVDELDSLSPILSCHVADLTGEDTPQVYLACGRGPRSSLRALRHGLEVAEMAVSELPGSPNAVWTVRRHKDESPMRG, encoded by the exons ATGTATTTGTATAACTTGACCCTTCAAGGCTCTACAGCCATTACCCATGCTGTCCATGGTAATTTTTCTGGGACCAAACAGCAAGAGATAGTGATATCACGTGGTAAAACTCTGGAGATGCTTCGGCCAGACCCTAACACCGGAAAAGTACACACGCTCATGAAAGTGGAGAtcttcggcatcataaggtcCATGATGGCATTTCGACTTACCGGCGGAACTAAAG ATTACATCGTGATTGGATCAGACTCTGGACGGATAGTGATCTTGGAATACATTCCTGCTAAGAACATTCTAGAAAAGGTTCACCAAGAAACATTTGGGAAGTCTGGTTGCCGTAGAATTGTACCTGGACAGTATTTGTCCATTGATCCAAAAGGCCGGGCTGTAATGAttg gtgcAATTGAAAAGCAGAAGCTTGTTTACATTTTGAACAGAGATGCAGAGGCTCGCTTGACAATATCATCACCACTGGAGGCACATAAGTCCAACACACTGGTCTACCACATGGTCGGAGTAGATGTTGGCTTTGAGAACCCCATGTTTGCTTGTCTGGAAATAGACTATGAAGAGGCTGACTCCGATCCTActg GTGAAGCTGCTCAAAAAACACAACAAACCCTCACATTTTATGAATTGGACTTGGGATTAAATCATGTTGTCCGAAAATATTCAGAACCTTTGGAAGAGCATGCCAATTTCCTTATCACAGTTCCAGGTGGCAATGACGGCCCATCTGGTGTACTTATTTGCTCAGAAAACTATTTAACTTACAAGAATCTTGGAGACCAGCATGACATCAGATGCCCCATACCTCGACGAAGAAATGACTTGGATGACCCTGAGAGAGGAATGATCTTTGTCTGCTCCGCTACTCACAAAACAAAATCCATGTTCTTCTTCCTAGCACAGACTGAACAGGgagatattttcaaaataaccATTGAAACTGATGAAGACATGGTGACAGAGATCAAACTGAAATACTTTGACACAGTACCTGTAGCTACATCTATGTGTGTTTTGAAGACTGGATTTTTGTTCGTAGCTTGTGAATTTGGAAACCA TTACTTGTATCAGATAGCTCACTTgggagatgatgatgatgaaccagAATTCAGCTCTGCTATGCCCTTAGAAGAAGGAGACACATTCTTTTTCGCACCCAGACCATTGAGGAACTTAGTGCTGGTGGATGAATTGGACTCTCTTTCTccaatattat CTTGCCATGTTGCCGATCTGACTGGCGAAGACACCCCTCAAGTGTACTTGGCTTGCGGCCGAGGACCCAGGTCCTCCCTGAGGGCCTTGAGGCATGGTCTGGAAGTGGCTGAAATGGCTGTTTCTGAACTACCTGGCTCCCCTAATGCTGTGTGGACCGTTCGAAGACACAAAGATG AATCACCTATGCGGGGATGA